In Tachysurus vachellii isolate PV-2020 chromosome 1, HZAU_Pvac_v1, whole genome shotgun sequence, a genomic segment contains:
- the cnpy1 gene encoding protein canopy-1, translating into MVQWFGFVFVLMAVTCKTAEGKRDEVLYCSACVAIAEELKYSISQIDPKKTIDVGGFRLNPDGSLTDKKVPLARSETHLSELLEGVCNNMSEYALYEDPATKQQSYRRFAPRSSDGGNFPDFKNFKFSGPEGSESLKFACETIVEELEDDIIALFAQQDERVAQRLCSEVSGHCKSDAFQHTEL; encoded by the exons ATGGTGCAATGGTTCGGCTTCGTGTTCGTACTGATGGCTGTTACATGTAAAACAGCAGAGGGGAAGAGAGATGAAGTGCTTTACTGCTCAG CCTGCGTGGCGATTGCTGAAGAGCTGAAATACTCCATCAGCCAAATCGACCCGAAGAAGACCATCGATGTTGGAGGCTTCAGATTGAATCCTGATGGAAGCCTCACTGATAAAAAG GTTCCACTGGCTCGCTCTGAGACTCACCTGTCCGAGCTGTTGGAGGGAGTTTGTAATAACATGAGCGAGTACGCGCTGTACGAGGATCCTGCCACTAAACAACAGAGCTACAGAAGATTCGCACCGAGGAGCAGCGACGGCGGGAACTTTccagattttaaaaattttaaattctcAGGACCTGAAGGTTCAGAATCCTTAAAGTTTGCT tgtgaaaCCATcgtggaggagctggaggacgACATCATCGCTCTGTTTGCACAACAAGACGAGCGTGTGGCCCAGAGGTTATGTAGTGAAgtgtcag GCCACTGTAAAAGTGACGCGTTCCAGCACACTGAGCTGTGA